A genomic stretch from Haloferax sp. Atlit-12N includes:
- a CDS encoding MarR family transcriptional regulator — protein MSNRRVDEDKRATLRRFAALGAATPLVGLGGGDDGEDDSSGSSDARDAIVGYVASTPGAHFSKVRDDLQLGTGETQYHLRNLVDDDTLEVRRDGDYKRFFPAGRFSEFEQVALGYLRRDTPRGMLVHLLRDPDATGSELADRLGVSRATVSTYAKKLDAVGLLSREDGYAVRNPETVITLLIRYADSFGSDAAAFADDAAELIRFDP, from the coding sequence ATGTCGAACCGCCGGGTAGACGAAGACAAGCGCGCGACCCTCCGTCGGTTCGCCGCGCTCGGGGCCGCCACGCCGCTCGTGGGCCTCGGGGGCGGCGACGACGGCGAGGACGACTCCTCCGGGTCGAGCGACGCGCGGGACGCCATCGTCGGCTACGTCGCGTCCACGCCCGGCGCGCATTTCTCGAAGGTCCGCGACGACCTCCAGTTGGGAACCGGCGAGACGCAGTACCACCTCCGGAACCTCGTCGACGACGACACTCTCGAAGTACGCCGCGACGGCGACTACAAGCGGTTTTTCCCCGCCGGTCGGTTCTCCGAATTCGAGCAGGTCGCGCTCGGCTACCTCCGTCGCGACACACCGCGCGGGATGCTCGTCCACCTGCTTCGCGACCCCGACGCGACGGGGAGCGAACTCGCCGACCGTCTCGGCGTCTCGCGGGCGACGGTGAGCACGTACGCGAAGAAACTCGACGCCGTGGGCCTCCTCTCGCGCGAGGACGGCTACGCGGTCCGCAACCCCGAGACCGTCATCACGCTCCTGATACGTTACGCCGACTCCTTCGGCTCCGACGCCGCGGCGTTCGCCGACGACGCGGCCGAACTCATCCGGTTCGACCCCTGA
- a CDS encoding NfeD family protein — translation MAYLPFPLQTGLVSPETLPLLLVLAGLGLSLAEAIAPGAHFVVLGVALLAAGLVGLFIPALAGPIVLGLLVFVFGALALYGYRELDIYGGKGKGQTSDSDALTGKMGRVTERVTPTSGEVKLDEGGFNPYYAARSVHGELEEGTEVIVVDPGGGNVVTVEGVGPGEDEIDRELARERARQRREESAEREEELEREGTEGV, via the coding sequence ATGGCATACCTGCCGTTCCCGTTACAGACCGGTCTCGTCAGTCCCGAGACGCTCCCGCTGTTGCTCGTGCTCGCGGGGCTCGGCCTGTCGCTCGCGGAGGCTATCGCACCCGGCGCGCACTTCGTCGTCCTCGGCGTCGCCCTCCTCGCGGCGGGACTGGTTGGCCTCTTTATCCCGGCGCTCGCAGGCCCGATAGTGCTCGGCCTGCTCGTCTTCGTCTTCGGCGCGCTCGCGCTCTACGGCTACCGAGAACTCGACATCTACGGCGGCAAGGGGAAAGGACAGACGAGTGACTCGGACGCCCTGACGGGCAAGATGGGGCGCGTCACGGAGCGCGTCACGCCGACCAGCGGCGAGGTCAAACTCGACGAGGGCGGCTTCAACCCCTACTACGCCGCCCGGTCGGTCCACGGCGAACTGGAAGAGGGAACCGAGGTCATCGTCGTCGACCCCGGCGGCGGCAACGTCGTGACTGTCGAGGGCGTCGGCCCCGGCGAGGACGAAATCGACCGCGAACTCGCCCGCGAGCGGGCGCGGCAGCGACGTGAGGAGTCCGCGGAGCGGGAAGAAGAACTCGAACGAGAGGGCACGGAAGGTGTCTGA
- the aglD gene encoding flippase domain-containing glycosyltransferase AglD codes for MGRPTERRPAAATAAGVEVSVVLPAYNEALTIENTVRVTVETLESFLPADAFEVIVAEDGCDDETPEIADRLAAEDDRIRHYHSDDRLGRGGALERAFEAARGDTLVYFDTDLATDMRHLEELVEHVRSGEYDAATGSRWMPDRVADRPRKRGVPSRAYNGLVRLFLRSDLRDHQCGFKAFSREAFEALRDDVEDNHWFWDTEMLVRAQRAGFRVAEFPVDWEPKGDTKVDLVRDILGMGSQILRTWWQLTVRPRITRRVTIVAGLLLTVFALALMTLYIDPSEVIEVLGDADPALVAAAALIYVVSWPLRGIRYRDILSELGYREKAGFLTGAIFISQTGNLVFPARAGDAVRAYVVKARRNIPYPSGFASLAVERVFDLLTIAGLAGLVLVGLAATGGLDDIATVLATGVSGGSVDVSADDVRTVAYVATGVGVVAILGVLGIALSARADRNVVRAFVGRFSSDSYVELVAGVIEQFVSDLQAVAGNRAAFGRVGLTSLAIWTIDVVTAVVVLLALGVDIDPVVLVGVSFFAVSVGNLAKVLPLSPGGVGLYEIAFTVFMAALAPITPAAALAAAVLDHAVKNAVTIVGGVGSMLSLNVSLTTAVEESADVRDREHELAESE; via the coding sequence ATGGGTCGCCCGACAGAACGACGCCCGGCCGCCGCGACCGCGGCCGGCGTCGAAGTGAGCGTCGTCCTCCCCGCCTACAACGAGGCGCTGACCATCGAGAACACGGTCCGCGTCACCGTCGAGACGCTCGAATCGTTCCTCCCCGCCGACGCCTTCGAAGTCATCGTGGCCGAAGACGGCTGCGACGACGAGACGCCGGAGATAGCCGACCGGTTGGCCGCCGAGGACGACCGGATTCGCCACTATCACAGCGACGACCGCCTCGGCCGCGGCGGCGCGCTCGAACGCGCCTTCGAGGCCGCCCGCGGCGACACGCTCGTCTACTTCGACACGGACCTCGCCACGGACATGCGCCACCTCGAAGAGCTAGTCGAGCACGTCCGCTCCGGCGAGTACGACGCCGCGACCGGGTCGCGCTGGATGCCCGACCGCGTCGCCGACCGTCCGCGGAAACGCGGCGTGCCGAGTCGGGCCTACAACGGCCTCGTCCGCCTGTTCCTCCGCTCTGACCTCCGCGACCACCAGTGCGGCTTCAAGGCCTTTAGCCGCGAGGCGTTCGAGGCGCTCCGCGACGACGTAGAAGACAACCATTGGTTTTGGGACACGGAGATGCTCGTCCGCGCCCAGCGCGCCGGCTTCCGCGTCGCAGAGTTCCCTGTCGACTGGGAGCCGAAAGGCGACACGAAAGTCGACCTCGTCCGCGACATCCTCGGGATGGGAAGCCAGATTCTCCGGACGTGGTGGCAACTCACGGTCCGGCCGCGCATCACCCGCCGGGTGACCATCGTCGCCGGCCTACTTCTGACCGTCTTCGCGCTCGCGCTGATGACGCTCTACATCGACCCCTCGGAGGTCATCGAGGTCCTCGGCGACGCCGACCCCGCGCTCGTCGCGGCCGCGGCGCTCATCTACGTCGTCTCGTGGCCGCTCCGGGGGATTCGCTACCGCGACATCCTCTCCGAACTCGGCTACCGCGAGAAGGCGGGCTTCCTCACGGGGGCGATATTCATCAGTCAGACCGGGAATCTCGTGTTCCCCGCCCGCGCGGGCGATGCCGTGCGCGCCTACGTCGTGAAGGCGCGCCGGAACATCCCGTACCCCTCGGGCTTCGCGTCGCTCGCGGTCGAGCGCGTCTTCGACCTGCTCACCATCGCGGGGCTCGCGGGCCTCGTCCTCGTCGGCCTCGCGGCCACCGGCGGCCTCGATGACATCGCCACGGTGCTGGCGACCGGCGTGAGCGGCGGCTCGGTCGACGTGTCCGCCGACGACGTGCGCACCGTCGCCTACGTCGCCACCGGCGTCGGCGTCGTCGCCATCCTCGGCGTCCTCGGCATCGCGCTGTCGGCCCGCGCGGACCGGAACGTCGTCCGGGCGTTCGTCGGCCGGTTCTCGTCGGACTCCTACGTCGAACTCGTCGCGGGCGTCATCGAGCAGTTCGTCTCCGACCTGCAGGCGGTCGCCGGCAACCGCGCCGCCTTCGGCCGCGTCGGCCTGACGAGCCTCGCCATCTGGACCATCGACGTGGTGACGGCCGTCGTCGTCCTGCTCGCGCTCGGCGTCGACATCGACCCCGTCGTCCTCGTCGGCGTCTCGTTTTTCGCCGTGAGCGTCGGGAACCTCGCGAAGGTGCTTCCGCTCTCCCCCGGTGGCGTCGGCCTCTACGAAATCGCCTTCACGGTGTTCATGGCCGCGCTCGCACCGATTACGCCCGCCGCCGCGCTCGCCGCCGCGGTCCTCGACCACGCCGTCAAAAATGCCGTCACCATCGTCGGCGGCGTCGGCTCGATGCTGTCGCTCAACGTCTCGCTGACGACCGCGGTCGAAGAGAGCGCCGACGTGCGCGACCGCGAACACGAACTCGCCGAGTCTGAGTGA
- a CDS encoding transcription initiation factor IIB family protein: MSERIWTRNPGAQEQERNTQNGRQEAETEQEETKGDTLQCPECGGHVVTDDEHGETVCNDCGLVVTADSVDRGPEWRAFDAREKDEKSRVGAPTTNTMHDKGLSTNIDWRDRDAYGNSLGARQRQKMQRLRKWNERFRTRDSKERNLKQALGEIDRMASALGLPENVRETASVIYRRALDDDLLPGRSIEGVATSCTYAAARMAGVPRSLDEIAEVSRVEKSEVARTYRYIARELSLEVKPADPEQYVPRFASELGLSDESKMRARQLLKNAKEKGVHSGKSPVGLAAAAVYAAALLTNEKTTQAAVSDVADISEVTIRNRYHELLEAEENLGLV, encoded by the coding sequence ATGAGTGAACGAATCTGGACCCGAAACCCCGGCGCACAGGAGCAGGAACGAAACACGCAGAACGGCCGACAGGAGGCCGAGACCGAGCAGGAAGAGACGAAAGGCGACACGCTGCAGTGTCCCGAGTGCGGCGGTCACGTCGTCACCGACGACGAACACGGCGAGACAGTCTGTAACGACTGCGGCCTCGTCGTGACCGCGGACTCCGTCGACCGCGGCCCCGAGTGGCGCGCGTTCGACGCCCGCGAGAAAGACGAGAAGTCCCGCGTCGGCGCGCCGACGACCAACACGATGCACGACAAGGGCCTGTCGACGAACATCGACTGGCGCGACCGCGACGCGTACGGGAACTCCCTCGGCGCGCGCCAGCGCCAGAAGATGCAGCGCCTCCGCAAGTGGAACGAGCGGTTCCGCACCCGCGACTCCAAGGAGCGCAACCTCAAGCAGGCGCTCGGCGAAATCGACCGCATGGCGTCCGCGCTCGGCCTGCCCGAGAACGTCCGCGAGACCGCCTCGGTCATCTACCGCCGCGCGCTCGACGACGACCTCCTCCCCGGCCGCTCCATCGAGGGTGTCGCCACGTCGTGTACCTACGCCGCCGCGCGCATGGCCGGCGTCCCGCGCTCGCTCGACGAAATCGCGGAGGTCTCGCGTGTCGAGAAGAGCGAGGTCGCCCGCACCTACCGCTACATCGCCCGCGAACTCTCGCTCGAGGTCAAGCCCGCCGACCCCGAGCAGTACGTCCCGCGATTCGCCAGCGAACTCGGCCTCTCCGACGAGTCGAAGATGCGCGCGCGCCAACTCCTGAAGAACGCCAAGGAGAAGGGCGTTCACTCCGGCAAGTCGCCGGTCGGCCTCGCCGCCGCCGCCGTCTACGCCGCCGCCCTCCTCACCAACGAGAAGACGACGCAGGCCGCCGTCAGCGACGTGGCCGACATCTCCGAGGTCACCATCCGCAACCGCTACCACGAGCTCCTCGAAGCCGAGGAGAACCTCGGCCTCGTCTGA
- a CDS encoding zinc ribbon domain-containing protein, with protein MPDARRRAFVAALVGVVGASLGIAGAGHVYLREWRRAIAWFTFVVGAGLVLLSTFADPATVTVDSVPREVLIPVLGLLFLSALDAYRVGIRPHGRNANGEPTCPICGGELDRNLDFCPWCATELEWYTVEE; from the coding sequence ATGCCCGATGCTCGTCGTCGCGCGTTCGTCGCAGCCCTCGTCGGCGTGGTTGGTGCCTCGCTCGGAATCGCCGGGGCGGGCCACGTCTACCTCCGCGAGTGGCGACGCGCGATTGCGTGGTTCACCTTCGTCGTCGGCGCGGGGCTGGTGTTGCTCTCGACGTTCGCCGACCCGGCGACCGTGACCGTGGACTCGGTTCCGAGAGAGGTGCTGATTCCCGTCCTCGGACTGCTGTTCCTGAGCGCGCTCGACGCCTACCGCGTCGGGATTCGCCCCCACGGCCGCAACGCGAACGGCGAGCCGACCTGCCCGATCTGCGGCGGCGAACTCGACCGGAACCTCGACTTCTGTCCGTGGTGTGCGACGGAACTCGAATGGTACACGGTCGAAGAATGA
- the yjjX gene encoding inosine/xanthosine triphosphatase: protein MDIAVGSGNPVKRRAVERTCPDASVTAVAVDSGVSEQPTGHDETIAGAVTRAERALDAGDYDFGVGIEGGVASFPAGDGTDERDTYLVMWAAVTDGERVGRAAGPSLVLPARIADRIDAGEELGPVMDDVLGTDDIAKNEGAAGVFTGGRLTRTDALESAVTGAFAPFRCELY, encoded by the coding sequence ATGGACATCGCGGTCGGAAGCGGCAACCCGGTGAAGCGGCGCGCGGTCGAACGAACCTGCCCCGACGCCTCCGTCACGGCGGTCGCCGTCGACTCCGGCGTCTCCGAACAGCCGACGGGCCACGACGAGACCATCGCGGGCGCGGTCACCCGCGCGGAGCGGGCACTCGACGCGGGCGACTACGACTTCGGCGTCGGCATCGAGGGCGGCGTCGCGTCGTTCCCCGCCGGCGACGGCACCGACGAACGCGACACGTATCTGGTGATGTGGGCGGCCGTGACCGACGGCGAGCGCGTCGGTCGCGCGGCGGGGCCGAGCCTCGTGCTCCCCGCCCGCATCGCGGACCGCATCGACGCGGGCGAGGAGCTCGGCCCGGTGATGGACGACGTGCTCGGCACCGACGATATCGCGAAAAACGAGGGCGCGGCGGGCGTGTTCACCGGCGGCCGTCTCACTCGTACCGACGCGCTCGAATCAGCCGTCACGGGCGCGTTCGCGCCCTTCCGGTGTGAGTTGTACTGA
- a CDS encoding SPFH domain-containing protein: MDLLALQAGLGIGGVVAGLLVLVLAIVTVYQMVEIVDAYEKKALTVFGEYRRLLEPGINFIPPFVSRTYAFDMRTQTLDVPRQEAITRDNSPVTADAVVYIKVMDAKKAFLEVDNYKRAVSNLAQTTLRAVLGDMELDDTLNKRQEINARIRKELDEPTDEWGVRVESVEVREVNPSADVQQAMEQQTSAERRRRAMILEAQGERRSAVETAEGEKQSNIIRAQGEKQSQILEAQGDAISTVLRAKSAESMGERAIIDKGMETLERIGQGESTTFVLPQELTSLVGRYGKQLTGSDVQDMEGLSSKQFDEETRELIGLDDIEEILGQIDQAAEMDVEQLEQEAEAIKAGAEVNDIKSPDEVIAEADEEEEPIKSSDEVVAESEGDAAATDESANTNTAGNGQPATDADDGDNDDENEMSFEKDLE; the protein is encoded by the coding sequence ATGGACCTACTTGCCCTCCAGGCGGGGCTGGGCATCGGAGGCGTCGTCGCCGGCCTCCTCGTGCTCGTCCTCGCCATCGTGACGGTGTACCAGATGGTCGAAATCGTGGACGCCTACGAGAAGAAGGCGCTCACGGTGTTCGGGGAGTACCGACGCCTCCTCGAACCGGGTATCAACTTCATCCCGCCGTTCGTCTCTCGGACCTACGCGTTCGACATGCGGACGCAGACGCTCGACGTGCCTCGGCAGGAAGCCATCACCCGCGACAACTCGCCGGTGACCGCCGACGCCGTCGTCTACATCAAGGTGATGGACGCCAAGAAGGCGTTCCTCGAGGTCGACAACTACAAGCGCGCCGTCTCCAACCTCGCCCAGACGACCCTCCGGGCCGTCCTCGGCGACATGGAACTCGACGACACGCTCAACAAACGGCAGGAAATCAACGCGCGCATCCGCAAGGAACTCGACGAGCCGACCGACGAGTGGGGCGTTCGCGTCGAGTCCGTCGAGGTCCGCGAGGTCAACCCCAGCGCCGACGTGCAGCAGGCGATGGAGCAACAGACCTCCGCCGAGCGCCGTCGTCGCGCCATGATTCTCGAAGCGCAGGGTGAGCGTCGCTCCGCCGTCGAGACCGCGGAGGGTGAAAAGCAGTCGAACATCATCCGCGCGCAGGGTGAAAAGCAGTCGCAGATTCTCGAAGCGCAGGGTGACGCCATCTCGACCGTCCTCCGCGCGAAGTCCGCCGAGTCGATGGGCGAGCGCGCCATCATCGACAAAGGGATGGAGACGCTCGAACGCATCGGTCAGGGCGAGTCCACGACGTTCGTCCTCCCGCAGGAGCTCACGTCGCTCGTCGGCCGCTACGGCAAACAGCTCACCGGCTCCGACGTACAGGACATGGAAGGCCTCTCCAGCAAGCAGTTCGACGAGGAGACCCGCGAACTCATCGGGCTCGACGACATCGAGGAGATTCTCGGCCAGATAGACCAGGCCGCCGAGATGGACGTCGAACAACTCGAACAGGAGGCCGAAGCCATCAAGGCTGGCGCGGAGGTCAACGATATCAAGTCGCCCGACGAGGTCATCGCCGAGGCCGACGAGGAAGAAGAACCCATCAAGTCGTCCGACGAGGTCGTCGCCGAAAGCGAGGGCGACGCGGCCGCGACCGACGAGTCGGCGAACACGAACACCGCGGGTAACGGCCAACCGGCCACTGACGCCGACGACGGCGACAACGACGACGAAAACGAGATGTCCTTCGAGAAGGACCTCGAATAG
- a CDS encoding site-specific DNA-methyltransferase encodes MRTTHALTVGDAADTGLADESVNLVVTSPPYPMIEMWDDLFSARDDTVAAALDEGDGDAAFEAMHEQLDAVWDEVARVLAPGGLACVNVGDATRSLGGSFRQYPNHARVLTALGERGLTPLPDAVWRKPTNSLTKFMGSGTLPTNAYVTLEHEYVLVVRKGEARSFPPGDDRRYESAFFWEERNRWFSDLWEFGGTDQRLDSGTRERSAAFPVELPLRLIRMYSVYGDTVFDPFAGTGTTTLAAMLAGRNSVGYDLDADLVAGFETRLDDLPERSRAEVERRLDDHREFVADRDERPGHDAEHYDFPVVTKQERRIRLYRVSSVEASADGSDREFVVEHEPHDEGGAASAAGTPPTSEDAQTTD; translated from the coding sequence ATGCGCACGACTCACGCCCTCACGGTGGGCGACGCCGCCGACACCGGACTCGCCGACGAGAGCGTGAACCTCGTCGTCACGTCGCCGCCGTACCCCATGATAGAGATGTGGGACGACCTCTTTTCGGCGCGCGACGATACCGTCGCGGCGGCGCTCGACGAGGGCGACGGCGACGCCGCGTTCGAGGCGATGCACGAGCAACTCGACGCCGTCTGGGACGAGGTGGCCCGCGTGCTCGCCCCCGGCGGGCTGGCTTGCGTGAACGTCGGCGACGCGACCCGGAGCCTCGGCGGGTCGTTCCGCCAGTACCCCAACCACGCCCGCGTACTCACCGCGCTCGGTGAGCGCGGGTTGACGCCGCTTCCGGACGCCGTCTGGCGCAAGCCGACCAACAGTCTGACGAAGTTCATGGGGTCGGGAACGCTCCCGACGAACGCCTACGTCACGCTCGAACACGAGTACGTACTGGTGGTCCGCAAGGGTGAAGCGCGGTCGTTCCCGCCGGGCGACGACCGGCGTTACGAGAGCGCCTTCTTCTGGGAGGAACGAAACCGCTGGTTTTCCGACCTCTGGGAGTTCGGCGGGACCGACCAGCGCCTCGATTCGGGGACCAGAGAGCGCTCGGCGGCGTTCCCCGTCGAACTTCCGCTGCGGCTGATTCGGATGTACTCCGTCTACGGCGATACCGTCTTCGACCCCTTCGCCGGGACCGGGACGACGACGCTCGCGGCCATGCTCGCGGGCCGAAACTCGGTCGGCTACGACCTCGACGCCGACCTCGTCGCCGGGTTCGAAACACGGCTCGACGACCTCCCGGAACGCTCGCGCGCGGAGGTCGAACGCCGACTCGACGACCACCGGGAGTTCGTCGCCGACCGCGACGAGCGACCCGGCCACGACGCCGAACACTACGACTTCCCGGTCGTGACCAAACAGGAGCGACGCATCCGCCTGTACCGCGTGTCGTCGGTCGAGGCGTCGGCCGACGGGTCGGACCGCGAGTTCGTCGTCGAGCACGAACCGCACGATGAGGGCGGGGCCGCCAGCGCCGCGGGGACGCCGCCGACTTCGGAAGACGCGCAGACGACTGACTAA
- a CDS encoding 3-dehydroquinate synthase II, giving the protein MTRSVWLKADDAVGDWETRKRRITAGLEAGVDWVLVDEADVEKVRELGDVNIAAFRTDADVHVMEAEEGDEEPEALADAYIVGKDGEGDATVELPSDFSGSADLTTLRRGDDLANGSYVRILSKDYEAFAEEAARDGDYTIVIGEDWTIIPLENLIARIGDETDLIAGVTTAEEAKTAFETLELGSDGVLLDSDDPDEIRKTVEVRDEAERESLDLVWAEVTEVERTGMADRVCVDTGTIMDHDEGMLVGSMARGLFFVHAETAKSPYVASRPFRVNAGAVHAYARTPDGGTVYLSELESGDEVQLIDTNGNTREAIVGRVKIEKRPMFRISADYEGDRVTTLLQNAETIKVHTREGRTAVTDLEPGDEMLIYYEDTARHFGEAVEESIIEK; this is encoded by the coding sequence ATGACACGAAGCGTCTGGCTCAAAGCCGACGACGCGGTCGGCGACTGGGAGACGCGGAAGCGACGCATCACGGCCGGACTGGAAGCCGGCGTCGACTGGGTTCTCGTCGACGAGGCCGACGTCGAGAAGGTGCGCGAACTCGGCGACGTCAACATCGCCGCGTTCCGGACCGACGCCGACGTCCACGTGATGGAAGCAGAGGAAGGCGACGAAGAGCCCGAGGCGCTCGCAGACGCCTACATCGTCGGCAAGGACGGCGAGGGCGACGCGACCGTCGAACTCCCCTCCGACTTCTCCGGTTCTGCCGACCTGACGACGCTCCGCCGCGGCGACGACCTCGCAAACGGGTCGTACGTCCGCATCCTAAGCAAGGACTACGAGGCGTTCGCCGAGGAGGCCGCCCGCGACGGCGACTACACCATCGTCATCGGCGAGGACTGGACCATCATCCCGCTGGAGAACCTCATCGCCCGTATCGGCGACGAGACCGACCTCATCGCGGGCGTCACGACTGCCGAAGAGGCCAAGACCGCCTTCGAAACGCTCGAACTCGGCTCCGACGGCGTCCTCCTCGACAGCGACGACCCCGACGAAATTCGAAAGACCGTCGAGGTCCGCGACGAGGCCGAACGCGAGTCGCTCGACCTCGTCTGGGCCGAGGTCACGGAGGTCGAACGCACGGGTATGGCCGACCGCGTCTGCGTCGACACGGGCACCATCATGGACCACGACGAGGGGATGCTCGTCGGCTCGATGGCTCGCGGCCTTTTCTTTGTCCACGCCGAGACGGCGAAGTCCCCGTACGTCGCGTCTCGGCCGTTCAGAGTCAACGCCGGCGCGGTCCACGCCTACGCGCGGACCCCCGACGGCGGCACCGTCTATCTCTCCGAACTCGAAAGCGGCGACGAGGTGCAGCTCATCGACACGAACGGGAACACCCGCGAGGCCATCGTCGGGCGCGTGAAGATAGAAAAGCGGCCGATGTTCCGCATCTCCGCCGACTACGAGGGCGACCGCGTCACCACGCTCCTGCAGAACGCCGAGACGATCAAGGTCCACACCCGCGAGGGTCGCACGGCGGTCACGGACCTCGAACCCGGCGACGAGATGCTCATCTACTACGAGGACACGGCTCGTCACTTCGGCGAGGCTGTCGAAGAGAGCATCATCGAGAAGTAA
- a CDS encoding restriction endonuclease, translated as MTRLVELEPTKFVHFLSDLWTQRNWQTNAQPRGEGRYLVQGQRGDGTKGLMLVLPAVETTVGKGHVKGFVAHAKKRGIDTVVVATQGEFDDAVRGFATNHDVTLLDRDELGETVADEGLEQTVKQYTDGDVFETAEVEFGLPFDLPEPVEEALSSLPIDAVRERLAGLTGGDGDGDGGGDSSGGSLRDRLPSSVDDLKSGSPPSVRVVVVAVLLLVLALGSVAVLGPMVDGLGGSSGGGSGVAVSALSGASADSADVVARWNARTADSLQVGNQTYAAPDGEQFVVVGLNATAASGSPGSLPQSALVFESDGVSYGHQPLSNATGFDSGALFAPGESTHVWTVFAVPTNATTGTVLVQPTNEDTVAFVHDDTVSTDPNDDD; from the coding sequence CCTCTCGGACCTCTGGACGCAACGGAACTGGCAAACGAACGCCCAGCCCCGAGGCGAAGGTCGATACCTCGTACAGGGGCAGCGCGGCGACGGGACGAAGGGGCTCATGCTCGTGCTCCCGGCCGTCGAGACGACGGTGGGGAAAGGACACGTCAAGGGGTTCGTCGCGCACGCGAAAAAGCGCGGCATCGACACCGTCGTCGTCGCCACGCAGGGCGAGTTCGACGACGCGGTCCGCGGGTTCGCCACGAACCACGACGTGACGCTGCTCGACCGCGACGAACTCGGCGAGACCGTCGCCGACGAGGGCCTCGAACAGACGGTCAAACAGTACACCGACGGCGACGTGTTCGAGACGGCAGAGGTCGAGTTCGGCCTGCCGTTCGACCTTCCAGAGCCGGTCGAAGAAGCGCTTTCGTCGCTCCCGATAGACGCCGTGCGCGAACGCCTCGCCGGACTCACCGGCGGCGATGGCGACGGTGACGGTGGCGGCGACTCCTCGGGCGGCTCGCTCCGGGATAGACTGCCGTCGTCGGTGGACGACCTGAAATCGGGGTCGCCGCCGAGCGTCCGCGTGGTCGTCGTCGCCGTCCTGTTGCTCGTCCTCGCGCTCGGCTCCGTCGCAGTGCTCGGGCCGATGGTAGACGGGCTCGGCGGGTCGAGCGGCGGCGGAAGCGGGGTCGCCGTCTCCGCGCTCTCGGGCGCGAGCGCCGACTCGGCCGACGTGGTCGCCCGGTGGAACGCGCGGACGGCCGACTCGCTTCAGGTGGGTAACCAAACGTACGCCGCGCCGGATGGAGAGCAGTTCGTCGTCGTCGGACTCAATGCGACGGCCGCGAGCGGCTCGCCGGGGAGTCTACCGCAGTCGGCGCTCGTGTTCGAGTCTGACGGCGTCAGCTACGGTCACCAGCCGCTGTCGAACGCGACCGGCTTCGACAGCGGCGCGCTGTTCGCGCCCGGCGAGAGCACGCACGTCTGGACCGTCTTCGCCGTGCCGACGAACGCGACCACCGGGACCGTCCTCGTCCAGCCGACGAACGAGGACACCGTGGCGTTCGTCCACGACGACACCGTCTCGACCGACCCCAACGACGACGACTGA
- a CDS encoding helical backbone metal receptor, producing the protein MAAHPRVVSLAPSATAILDAAGLDAHVVGATVHSPADKPVVGGWLTPDFDRVDELDADAVCTCDDLQSDVAAAARDRGYDVFHVAPATLAEVFDSFPVVCDAAGDASAGATLAEDCRDHLARVADAVAGRDRPTVYCEEWADPPMAAGNWVPDLVRAAGGSAPFVAPGERSAEVDPETVAAADPDHVILHPCGKGERGDPEAFEARGWNLDAAVHAVDDSLLNQPSPAVVSGVDRLARLLHPDADLPDPWEPAAATTTATESDEGK; encoded by the coding sequence ATGGCCGCCCACCCTCGCGTCGTCTCGCTCGCGCCGAGCGCGACGGCTATCCTCGATGCCGCCGGTCTCGACGCTCACGTCGTCGGGGCGACCGTTCACTCGCCGGCCGACAAGCCGGTCGTCGGCGGCTGGCTGACCCCCGACTTCGACCGGGTCGACGAACTCGACGCCGACGCCGTCTGCACCTGCGACGACCTCCAGTCGGACGTCGCGGCGGCGGCCCGCGACCGCGGCTACGACGTGTTCCACGTCGCGCCCGCGACGCTCGCCGAGGTGTTCGACTCGTTTCCCGTCGTCTGCGACGCCGCGGGCGACGCCAGCGCCGGCGCGACGCTCGCCGAGGACTGCCGCGACCACCTCGCCCGCGTCGCCGACGCGGTCGCCGGCCGCGACCGCCCGACGGTCTACTGCGAGGAGTGGGCCGACCCGCCGATGGCCGCCGGCAACTGGGTTCCCGACCTCGTCCGCGCCGCAGGAGGCTCAGCCCCGTTCGTCGCGCCCGGCGAACGGTCCGCCGAAGTCGACCCCGAGACCGTCGCGGCCGCCGACCCCGACCACGTGATTCTCCACCCCTGCGGGAAGGGCGAACGCGGCGACCCCGAGGCGTTCGAGGCCCGCGGGTGGAACCTCGACGCCGCGGTCCACGCCGTCGACGACTCGCTTCTCAACCAGCCGAGCCCCGCCGTCGTCTCGGGCGTCGACCGCCTCGCGCGACTGTTACACCCCGACGCCGACCTCCCCGACCCGTGGGAGCCAGCGGCCGCGACCACGACCGCGACCGAATCCGACGAAGGGAAATAA